From the genome of Ignavibacteriales bacterium, one region includes:
- a CDS encoding CoA-binding protein — protein MNYQEKVNDFLSQKIIAIAGVSRNPKGEVGNPIYKKFKSAGYTVYPINPFADQIEGDKCYPKLSNTPKKPDAVFIATNPSASVDIVKQCIENGITRIWFHRAFGNGSFSEEAAKLGEENRFTVIRSGCPMMFIKDADFFHKLIGFFMKVFGKLS, from the coding sequence ATGAACTACCAAGAAAAAGTAAATGACTTCCTTTCGCAAAAAATTATTGCAATTGCAGGTGTATCGCGTAATCCTAAAGGTGAGGTGGGTAATCCGATTTATAAGAAATTTAAAAGCGCCGGCTACACAGTTTATCCCATCAATCCGTTCGCGGATCAAATTGAAGGAGATAAGTGTTATCCAAAATTAAGCAATACGCCGAAAAAGCCAGACGCAGTGTTCATAGCCACAAATCCGTCAGCTTCAGTTGATATTGTAAAGCAATGCATCGAAAATGGAATTACAAGAATCTGGTTTCATCGCGCATTTGGGAACGGAAGTTTTTCGGAAGAAGCGGCAAAGCTTGGAGAAGAAAACCGATTTACTGTAATCCGCTCCGGCTGCCCGATGATGTTTATTAAGGATGCTGATTTTTTTCACAAACTGATTGGATTCTTTATGAAAGTTTTTGGAAAGTTATCCTGA
- a CDS encoding phosphatase PAP2-related protein — protein sequence MNKILEIKSIWKEALSDKTFRIKFVITIILLALVLFFLANFLAYNEHRPGVPLNDPFLSSFNPVDLTWLTFILIYGGLITALVFLSFHPARMLTALQSYTLISALRMITIYFLPLEAPVRIIPLTDPFVEFFGGGTTLLRDLFFSGHTSTMFLFFLTAKGKKLKVAFLVCTFLVASFVLLQHVHYTIDVIAAPFFAYTGYRISRLVNKNMSKNNS from the coding sequence TTGAACAAAATTCTTGAAATAAAATCGATCTGGAAAGAAGCTTTATCCGACAAAACTTTCAGGATTAAATTTGTAATAACTATTATTCTGCTTGCACTGGTTCTCTTTTTTTTAGCAAATTTTCTTGCGTATAATGAACACCGCCCCGGCGTTCCGTTGAATGATCCGTTCCTTTCTTCTTTTAATCCGGTTGATCTTACTTGGTTGACTTTTATATTGATCTATGGAGGATTAATTACCGCGCTGGTTTTTTTATCCTTCCATCCGGCAAGGATGCTGACTGCTCTTCAATCATACACTTTAATTTCAGCTCTACGCATGATTACAATTTATTTTCTTCCGTTAGAAGCCCCAGTTCGAATAATTCCATTGACCGATCCCTTTGTAGAATTTTTTGGCGGAGGCACAACATTACTACGCGATCTTTTCTTCTCCGGTCACACATCAACTATGTTTCTCTTTTTCTTAACTGCAAAAGGTAAAAAGCTCAAAGTTGCTTTTTTAGTCTGCACATTCTTAGTGGCATCTTTTGTACTGCTTCAGCACGTTCATTACACCATTGATGTTATTGCCGCTCCTTTTTTTGCCTATACCGGTTACCGCATCTCACGCTTAGTCAATAAGAACATGTCAAAAAATAATTCATGA